A single Pseudanabaenaceae cyanobacterium SKYG29 DNA region contains:
- the cas10d gene encoding type I-D CRISPR-associated protein Cas10d/Csc3, with product MTLLQSLLLKTIDPKEQVLREFVQVVLPHVESEFTSVLALGGSYDYHLNKLQKKYGHKKTDQEIAEIARSYSNRPEQSLLFHVLNGLMIAWNLSKQLDEPLVEEEQRLLCLAMILHDYTKYLYHQEVEEQIRAEQVKDIITTCQTLGDKLHFSDFWQDWHTYLPDIAYLAQNTQAKIGANCIGSNWQKIAKFGWDDRRLDNPLCHLLGFGDIAVHLQNPAEIITNTIGQRLNDRLKALGIDRRLTYHRLRDTRGIITNIVHNQVLSYLIERDYEPLIFLAQGVVYLSPLSESKVGKEEIKQMIWQTISDKLERKFADGETGFERDGKGLKCAPLVKELLAPQSLIRCLPQILERRITNVKDPATKKRLAKMEIPLSEKNELEKYADIRSDRVAEFIIFLQREIFSNQPKFTKTVLDFLGLSKQFKEEDAQVGSGGVNYGWYRIAAHYIRQNASLDDQQVQSRLANLAENITNLLDQKLATEELTKQELNQYLDNYLEVLNITSPNMVFTQELRNYTISKQGNNYLCSLSSGEFLGVEQMDTVVLFKPQQYSNKNPLGAGSGRLKRGICRIWALEMLLRQSYWTNTKQVKDGNPVFLYLYPAYTYSPQLTKAIRVLVFEFSHVNTFDMYKNWINNNHSISSIVQGLEMNEEGKISNEYSKHDLPFLAVIPWTNRSDTLSGTWIEPILRALALPISLGIKVVLSSSQIPLYNSDSELQEYVIVDGGAGFINLLGYNVNLSLARIPNALTQLLTIYAIHTENRNRGKGNLCDNIVKTTRECVTDVLSVFSIAKEGLRNSKRETHSKEEVSRIWRYAEMWSMNGDVAMQEKLKATSLVAEKMFAFYLAKPSDKSYTLLLPFNKLLDLILSVPDTWDDEELVNQGTGQLIKAIDRQEISKRPLLHKDEQISFPERRKLEEEKVQEFVQVCITEIFRKMCQGDRALLQEHRNRLRDGVEFAYKRLLYSQKESAIEPEKAN from the coding sequence ATGACACTACTACAATCTCTACTTCTCAAGACAATTGACCCTAAAGAGCAGGTATTAAGAGAATTTGTACAGGTAGTACTACCCCATGTAGAATCAGAATTTACTAGTGTTTTAGCCTTGGGGGGTAGTTATGATTACCACCTGAACAAGCTCCAGAAAAAGTACGGTCACAAAAAGACAGACCAAGAAATAGCAGAAATAGCCCGCTCCTACAGTAACAGACCAGAACAGAGCCTGTTATTCCATGTTCTCAATGGCTTAATGATTGCCTGGAACTTATCTAAACAACTGGACGAACCTCTAGTAGAAGAAGAGCAGCGTTTACTATGCCTAGCTATGATTTTACACGACTATACTAAGTATCTATACCATCAAGAAGTGGAGGAACAAATCAGAGCGGAGCAGGTTAAGGATATTATTACAACTTGCCAGACACTGGGGGACAAACTGCACTTTAGTGATTTTTGGCAGGATTGGCATACCTATCTACCTGACATTGCCTACCTAGCTCAAAATACCCAAGCTAAAATCGGTGCCAACTGCATTGGTAGCAACTGGCAAAAAATAGCCAAATTTGGTTGGGATGATCGCAGGTTAGATAATCCCCTTTGCCATCTGCTGGGGTTTGGGGATATTGCTGTGCATTTACAGAATCCAGCAGAGATTATTACAAATACAATTGGGCAAAGATTAAACGATCGGTTAAAGGCTCTGGGCATTGACAGGCGATTGACCTATCATCGGTTGCGCGACACGAGAGGAATTATAACCAATATAGTTCACAATCAAGTTTTGTCTTATCTTATTGAGAGGGACTATGAACCACTAATTTTTCTGGCTCAGGGAGTTGTTTATCTATCGCCATTGTCAGAGAGTAAAGTAGGTAAGGAAGAAATTAAACAAATGATTTGGCAGACTATAAGTGACAAACTAGAAAGAAAGTTTGCTGATGGAGAAACTGGTTTTGAGAGAGACGGCAAGGGATTAAAATGTGCACCGCTGGTCAAGGAATTGCTTGCCCCACAGTCATTAATCAGATGTTTACCCCAGATATTAGAACGTCGCATTACTAATGTGAAAGACCCTGCTACAAAAAAGCGATTGGCAAAAATGGAAATTCCCCTATCCGAGAAGAACGAACTAGAAAAGTATGCAGATATTCGCAGCGACCGAGTAGCTGAGTTTATCATTTTTTTACAACGGGAAATATTCAGCAATCAGCCTAAATTTACCAAGACGGTTTTGGATTTCTTGGGATTATCTAAACAGTTTAAGGAAGAAGACGCACAGGTAGGGAGTGGAGGTGTCAACTATGGTTGGTACAGGATAGCAGCTCACTATATCCGTCAGAATGCTAGCTTAGATGATCAGCAGGTACAATCTAGATTAGCAAATCTAGCAGAAAATATTACAAATTTGTTGGATCAGAAGCTAGCCACTGAAGAGTTAACAAAACAAGAGCTTAATCAATACTTGGATAATTACCTAGAAGTTTTAAACATTACATCACCCAATATGGTTTTTACTCAGGAGTTAAGAAACTACACAATTTCCAAACAAGGTAACAACTATCTCTGTTCTCTAAGTTCAGGGGAATTTTTAGGAGTAGAACAAATGGATACTGTAGTTTTATTTAAGCCACAGCAGTACAGTAACAAAAATCCACTCGGTGCTGGCAGTGGCAGGTTAAAGCGAGGTATTTGCCGTATTTGGGCATTAGAAATGCTTTTAAGGCAGTCCTACTGGACAAATACTAAGCAGGTAAAGGATGGAAATCCAGTGTTTCTGTATCTCTACCCTGCCTACACTTATTCTCCACAACTGACCAAAGCCATCAGAGTTTTAGTGTTTGAGTTTAGTCATGTCAATACCTTCGATATGTACAAGAACTGGATTAATAACAACCATAGTATTAGTAGTATAGTACAGGGTCTGGAAATGAATGAGGAAGGAAAAATAAGTAATGAATATTCCAAACACGACCTACCGTTCTTAGCCGTCATCCCTTGGACTAACAGAAGTGATACGCTAAGCGGAACATGGATAGAGCCAATTCTACGCGCCCTAGCGCTACCTATATCCCTAGGAATAAAAGTTGTGTTATCTTCTAGCCAGATTCCTCTGTATAATAGTGATAGTGAGCTTCAAGAGTACGTAATTGTAGATGGAGGAGCGGGTTTTATTAATTTGTTAGGATACAATGTTAACCTAAGTTTAGCCAGAATTCCCAATGCACTAACACAATTATTAACTATTTATGCTATACACACGGAAAATAGAAATAGAGGGAAGGGAAATCTATGTGATAATATTGTTAAAACTACTAGGGAATGTGTTACAGATGTACTTAGTGTGTTCTCGATCGCCAAGGAGGGATTGCGCAATAGTAAGAGAGAAACCCATAGTAAAGAAGAGGTAAGTCGGATTTGGCGTTATGCTGAGATGTGGTCTATGAACGGAGATGTAGCTATGCAAGAAAAGCTCAAAGCAACTTCTTTGGTAGCAGAAAAAATGTTTGCTTTTTACCTCGCAAAGCCGAGCGATAAAAGTTATACTTTGCTGTTACCATTTAACAAGTTGCTGGATTTAATTTTGTCTGTACCTGATACTTGGGATGATGAAGAACTAGTAAACCAGGGAACTGGGCAGCTAATAAAAGCCATCGATCGGCAAGAGATATCCAAACGTCCGCTTCTTCACAAAGATGAACAGATTTCTTTCCCCGAAAGACGAAAGTTGGAGGAGGAGAAAGTTCAAGAGTTTGTGCAAGTCTGTATCACAGAAATTTTCCGCAAGATGTGCCAGGGCGATCGTGCTCTTCTACAGGAACACAGAAATCGACTGAGAGATGGTGTGGAGTTTGCGTACAAGCGTCTTCTCTACAGTCAGAAAGAGTCTGCTATAGAACCAGAAAAAGCTAACTAA
- the cas7d gene encoding type I-D CRISPR-associated protein Cas7/Csc2: MTVNLAKIAEFFHTEIPRVPSGKYVHFITLRYSKSFPIFRTDDVLNTVRTTAGLQDQTMINHLVMFKRKQTTPERLVGRELLRSLGLTSGTEADKEKYCAYNGEDSCKKCPDCIIYGFAIGDKGSERSKVLSDSAFSLTAYEVSHRLFTFNAPSEQGTMSEGGKMRSSINGQDHVLPEIIFPAIETLRDPTKESFIYVLGNLLRTKRYGAQETRTGVMENHIVGIVVADGEIFSNLHLTQGLYDACETTNNHLPHFSQVKENTQKVVQELLEREAVHTNFCLYGEDLQHVLQEVQGIYKSPQELQQTMQKLYEQTSTYASQYGAFASEKTKKEQGNSKKGRKSKKEQQQELPLEEEE, encoded by the coding sequence ATGACAGTCAATTTGGCAAAAATTGCTGAATTCTTCCACACGGAGATTCCCCGCGTACCCTCTGGTAAGTATGTGCACTTTATTACCCTTCGCTACAGCAAGTCTTTCCCAATCTTCCGCACTGATGACGTTCTAAATACAGTACGCACTACTGCAGGGTTGCAAGACCAAACGATGATCAATCATCTCGTCATGTTTAAGCGCAAGCAGACAACTCCCGAACGTCTAGTGGGAAGAGAGTTACTAAGGTCTTTGGGTCTTACCAGCGGAACTGAAGCAGACAAGGAAAAGTACTGTGCTTACAATGGTGAAGATTCCTGTAAAAAGTGCCCTGATTGCATCATTTACGGATTTGCCATTGGCGACAAAGGCTCAGAAAGGTCTAAGGTTCTATCGGATTCCGCCTTTTCCCTCACTGCCTACGAGGTATCTCACCGATTGTTTACATTTAACGCCCCTTCAGAGCAGGGAACAATGAGTGAAGGAGGAAAGATGCGATCGAGTATAAATGGACAAGACCATGTGTTGCCTGAAATTATTTTCCCTGCTATTGAGACTCTGCGCGACCCAACAAAGGAATCTTTTATCTATGTTCTAGGCAATTTGCTGCGCACTAAGCGATACGGAGCACAGGAAACCCGCACAGGAGTGATGGAGAACCACATTGTAGGAATTGTGGTGGCTGATGGAGAAATTTTTAGTAATCTACATCTAACGCAGGGATTGTATGATGCATGTGAAACTACTAACAATCATTTACCACATTTTAGTCAGGTGAAGGAAAATACACAAAAAGTAGTACAGGAATTGTTGGAGAGAGAAGCAGTGCACACGAATTTCTGTCTATATGGGGAGGATTTGCAGCATGTTTTGCAGGAAGTACAAGGTATCTACAAAAGTCCACAGGAATTACAGCAAACTATGCAGAAACTCTATGAGCAGACTAGCACTTATGCAAGTCAATATGGCGCTTTTGCTTCTGAAAAGAC